In Thermosynechococcus sichuanensis E542, a single genomic region encodes these proteins:
- the cas7i gene encoding type I-B CRISPR-associated protein Cas7/Cst2/DevR has translation MTKHLFATIVTATAVAANNRGEGDGSTLSTLQKITRGNDQYTTVSAEAIRWGLREYFQNHYEQETNRTFNPETDRYSFKDEKFSAEKYIDDDLFGYMDAKKGKDNEDATTKRRGALEISRAMSLDPYWGDIAFGSKGGEKGKTSIHSTEVHCTAYQYTIALTPESLKKPERALLALDAIGAVRHVGGNHARFLYDFRPESIVIRITDDPSPWIMDVFKRVGESVGCPRLVRLVEVGDVKASELLVGGEIADTPYGKQLGNLGVGVYRGVKEAIATAKERLSTEVAV, from the coding sequence ATGACCAAGCATCTTTTTGCAACGATTGTAACTGCCACCGCTGTCGCAGCCAATAACCGCGGAGAAGGGGATGGGAGTACCCTTTCAACTTTGCAAAAAATCACCCGTGGCAATGATCAATACACCACTGTCAGTGCAGAAGCGATCCGTTGGGGATTGCGGGAGTATTTTCAAAACCATTACGAACAAGAGACCAACCGTACATTTAATCCTGAAACCGACAGATATAGCTTCAAAGATGAAAAGTTCAGTGCTGAGAAATACATTGATGATGACTTGTTTGGCTACATGGACGCTAAAAAGGGTAAGGATAATGAAGATGCCACAACCAAACGGCGCGGTGCCCTAGAAATTAGTCGCGCCATGAGTCTGGATCCCTATTGGGGGGATATTGCCTTTGGCTCTAAAGGCGGGGAAAAGGGAAAAACTTCGATTCATAGCACCGAAGTACACTGCACTGCCTATCAGTACACGATCGCCCTGACACCAGAGAGTTTGAAAAAACCGGAGCGTGCTCTCCTTGCCCTCGATGCGATTGGGGCGGTGCGTCATGTCGGCGGCAACCATGCCCGCTTTTTATATGATTTCCGTCCAGAGTCCATCGTGATTCGGATTACCGATGATCCCAGCCCTTGGATTATGGATGTGTTTAAGCGTGTTGGTGAATCGGTGGGATGTCCCCGGCTGGTGCGACTAGTGGAAGTGGGTGATGTGAAAGCTAGCGAACTACTGGTTGGGGGTGAAATTGCTGATACACCCTATGGCAAGCAGTTGGGCAATTTGGGAGTCGGCGTTTATCGTGGAGTCAAAGAAGCGATCGCCACAGCCAAAGAACGACTCAGTACCGAGGTGGCTGTTTAA